One genomic region from Diabrotica undecimpunctata isolate CICGRU chromosome 9, icDiaUnde3, whole genome shotgun sequence encodes:
- the LOC140450452 gene encoding uncharacterized protein, protein MTEYNFYDKPGQIFNTDETGLRLNTRAGQVLAEKGSKCVPSVSPSEKGETISVIACCSAEEIFLPPYCIFKGKNKKDEWHYGMPPDSKIRTSKKSALVNNDIFLEWLQTHFLPRKPPGKTLLILDGHTSHTINLDLLEFADQNEIILFCLPSHTTHYLQPLDRAFFKSLKSNFYAECRFMVQTPLVW, encoded by the coding sequence ATGACCgaatataatttttatgataaacccgGACAAATATTTAATACTGACGAAACAGGATTACGACTGAATACTAGAGCCGGTCAAGTTCTAGCAGAAAAAGGTTCAAAATGTGTTCCTAGCGTAAGCCCTAGCGAAAAAGGTGAAACGATCAGTGTAATAGCTTGCTGTAGTGCAGAAGAGATTTTCTTGCCCCCATATTGCATTTTTAaggggaaaaataaaaaagacgagtGGCATTATGGTATGCCACCGGATTCCAAGATTAGGACGTCGAAAAAATCAGCATTAGTTAATAATGACATTTTCTTAGAATGGTTACAAACACACTTTTTGCCGAGAAAGCCTCCAGGTAAAACCTTATTAATATTAGATGGCCACACATCCCATACGATTAACCTAGATCTACTAGAATTTGCAGACcaaaacgaaataattttattttgtttgccatCCCACACAACACATTACCTACAGCCTCTGGATCGTGCTTTTTTTAAGTCACTTAAAAGCAACTTTTATGCTGAATGCCGTTTTATGGTACAAACGCCTTTAGTTTGGTGA